GGCCTGCGACCACCCGGACCTGCTGGAGTACATCGATGCCAAGCAAGGAAGGCGGCGGTGGCAGACCTTCAACGTATCCGTGGCCGCCACCGATGCGTTCCTGGGCGCGGTGGAGCGCGACGAGGCCTGGACCCTGCGCCATCCGTCGCCGCCGGTATCCGTAGCAGGCATGGCCGGCGCGGCGCCCGATGACGACGGCCGCCGGCCGCATGCCACGGTGCCGGCGCGCGAGGTGTGGGACAGGCTGACCCGCGCCGCCTGGCACAGCGGCGAGCCCGGCATCCTGTTCGTCGATACGATCAATGCGGCAAACAATCTGCACGCCATCGAGACGCTGCGGGCCACGAATCCGTGCGGAGAGCAGCCGCTGCCGCCCTATGGCAGCTGCGTGCTGGGACCGATCAACGTGTCGCGCTACGTGCACTATCCCTTCGGCCTGAGCGCGCGCGCCGTGTACGACTTCGTCGAACTGGGCCGCCGGGTCCGCGTGCAGGTCCGGCTGCTGGACAATGTGCTGGACCTGACGCGATGGCCGCTGGACGAGCACGCGGCCGAGGCTCGCGCCAAGCGGCGCATCGGCATCGGCATGACGGGCCTGGGCGACGCGCTGCTCATGATGGGGCTGCGCTACGATGACGAGGCAGGCCGGACGCTTGCCGCGGAGATCGCCCGCTGCATGCGCGATCACGCCTACCTGGCCTCCGCCGAGCTGGCCGGCGAGCGCGGCGCCTTTCCCTGCTACCGGCCGGAAAGTTTCCTGGACACCGCGCCGCCACGGCCCCCTTTTCCGCCGGACGTTCTGGCCGCGATCCGCCGTCACGGGTTGCGCAACAGCCATCTACTGTCCTTCGCCCCCGCCGGCAGCGTCAGCGTCGCGTTCTTCGACAATTGCTCCAGCGGTATCGAACCGCCCTATGCCTGGCGCTATACCCGGCAGGTGCACCTTGGCCGGGAAGCGCCGCGCACCGTCGTGGCCGAGAACGCGGCCTGGCGCCTGTGGCAGCGCCTGAAAAACGGCCGTGCCGCGCCCCTGCCCGCGCATTTCCTGCAATCCGCGGAAATCCGCCCTGAAGACCATCTGGCCATGCTGACCACGCTGCAGCCCTGGGTCGATGCCGCGATTTCGAAGACGGTGCCGCTGCCGGCGAATTCCACCCCGGGCGACGTGGGCCGCCTGTTCCTGCACGCCTGGCACGCCGGCGCGAAGGGGCTGACGGTATTCCGTCCCGATCCGTCGATGCCGTCGCCGCTGGGCCCGAGCTGCCCGGGGCGGGAAACCCCGCCCGCGCAGCGGCTCTAGGCGGCGCACATCTTGACGGAGATCAAGGAACCGCGCCCCGCCCGGCGCGAAAGTATGCGAAGTCGCACTCCGTCAACCCGCCTGGAGCTACTCATGTTCAAACATCTGCTGATTCCCATCGACGGCTCCGAAGGCGCCTCGCGCGCCCTGCGGTATGCCTTGGCCCTGGCCCGCGACATGCAGGCCAAAGTGACCCTGTTCACGGCAACGGAACCCTTCCACATGCTATCGGCCGAGGCCGAGCAGATCGAACGGGTGAAGGATGAGTACGACAAATACCAGCGCGATCGCGCCCGCGGCATGCTGGAAACGGCGCGGGAATTGGCCCAGCGCGAAGGGGTGGCGTGCGATGTCGTGCAGGTCGAGCACGAGCAGCCGTACGAAGCCATTATCGAAACGGCCCGGCGAGCCAACTGCGATGTCATCGCGATGGGCTCGCACGGCTACGGCGGCGTCAAGGCGCTGGTGCTGGGCAGCGTCACCCAGAAGGTGCTGACGCACTGCTCGATACCGGTACTGGTCTACCGCTAGGAGCGGATCACGCGGCGTCGTGGGGCTCCAGCGGCAGGCGCAGCGAAACCCGCGTGCCCTGCCCGGGGATGCTGGAGACGGTCAGCTGCCCGCCGAAGTGGCGGGTACGTTCCTGCATCCCCTGGATTCCCCAGGAATGGTGGTTGGCCGGCCTGTCCGGCGCGAATCCCTTGCCATCGTCGCGAACCTCCACCGTGACGACGTCGTCCTTGGCCGCGGCATGCACCGATACCAGCGAGGCATCGGCGTGCCGCACGACGTTGGTCAGCGACTCCTGCACCACCCGGAACAGCATGATGCTGCGGTCCGGATCCACGCGCGCCTGCAGCGCGGATTCCGCGATGCTGCAATCGCATACCAGCCCGAAGCGCGATTCAACCTGTCCCGAGTACCATTCGATGGCCTCCCAGACGCCGAGCTGGTCCAGCACGCTGGGGCGCAGATCGTTGATGACCCGGCGCACGGCCTGGATCGCGTCCTCGGTCAGGCGTCCGGCTTCTTCCAGCAGGGGATCGGCCTTGGCGCCCGCCCGCACGCCGCGCTCCAGGGACACCGAAACGTGGGCCTTGATACCCGTCAGCAGGCCGCCCAGTTCGTCGTGGATTTCCTGCGCGATGCGCTTGCGTTCGCTTTCCTTGATGTTTTCCTGGTGGGCGGCCAGGCGCCGCAATGCCTCGCGCGACTCACGCAACGCTTCCTCGGCCAGTTTGCTTTGCGTGATGTCGATCAGGATGCCCTGCTGGAACAGCGGCCGCCCGGTGGAATCGCGGACCACTTCGGCCTCGTCGCGGAACCAGGATTCCCTGCCGTTCTTGCCGATCATCCGGTACTCCACGCGCAGCGGGCTGCCGTCGGCGCTGCTGCGCGCGATCGCGGCGGCTGCCTTGGCACGGTCCGCCGGATGGATGGCGGCCAGCGGCACACCGGGATCGGACAGCCATTCCTCGGCCGAAAACCCCAGCGCTTCGACCTGCGGGCTGATATAGCGCAGGGCGCCGTCGCCGTCCAGGCCACGCACATAGGTAATGGCCTGGATCTGTTCGACCAGCGTGCGGAACATCGCCTCCGCCTGCCGCTTGTCCTCCACCAGCCGCTGGGCGCGCAGCATGCGCTCGATGGCGGCCGGCAGGGCCTGCAGATAGCGCCGCTCCGTATCCTTGTACAGATAATCGCGCGCGCCGTGGCGCATCATGTCGACGGCCACGCCGGTACTGTCTTCGCCCGTCAGGACCAGCACCGGCAGGGGAACCTCGCCCGTGCCGTCGGCCAGACTGCCGAGGAATTCCAGGCCGGTCTGATCCGGCAGGCGGTAATCCAGCAAGATGCAATCGACGCGATGCGATTGCAGGTAGCGCATTGCCTCGTCGCCCGTCTCGGCCGAGGCGACCTCGAACCGGTGTACCGGATCGGCGGACAGCGCGCGACGGCATGCGATGCGATCCACCGCATCGTCCTCGACCAGCAGTACCCGGATAGTGGTGTTGCCCATGTTGGTTCGCTTTGGGAAGCGGCGCCGGCCGCCTCCCCACGGTCGATCAGGGAAGTTCGCTGATCGTCCAGTAAAGATCGATGGAGCGCATGATTTCGACGAACTGCCGGTAGTCGACCGGCTTGGCCATATAGCCGGCCACGCTCATGTTGAAGCTGTTGACCTTGTCCTGCTGCTCTTCCGAGGTGGTCAGCACGATCACCGGCAGGCGCCGCAGTTGTTCATCGGCCTTGATCACATGAAGAAACTCGATGCCGGTCATCACCGGCATATTCAGGTCCAGCAGAATGATACAGGGCCGCTCGTTGGCCGGATCGCGAAGATAGTCCAGCGCCTCTTCGCCGTTCTCGCAACGGACCAGAGGGTTGAGGACATTGATTTCCTTCAGCGCGCGCTTCACGGTCATTGCGTCGACCGTATCGTCTTCGACCAGCAATACCGGCTTGGAAGGCGTTTTCATGTATTGACTCCGGATTCGTTTAT
Above is a genomic segment from Bordetella genomosp. 11 containing:
- a CDS encoding adenosylcobalamin-dependent ribonucleoside-diphosphate reductase, which translates into the protein MTDDAELSDLVFRDRYALPGEASRAATFQRVAAALAAVEKASQRHGYAALYAYHFMRGAIGAGRIMANAGTARNGTMVNCFVQPAAMPGLPFPAAVDPALDRAVRTLAMGGGIGYDFTPVPPKNATHGGPCGVIDRYDAVCRAQLHPDGRPGAQMAVLACDHPDLLEYIDAKQGRRRWQTFNVSVAATDAFLGAVERDEAWTLRHPSPPVSVAGMAGAAPDDDGRRPHATVPAREVWDRLTRAAWHSGEPGILFVDTINAANNLHAIETLRATNPCGEQPLPPYGSCVLGPINVSRYVHYPFGLSARAVYDFVELGRRVRVQVRLLDNVLDLTRWPLDEHAAEARAKRRIGIGMTGLGDALLMMGLRYDDEAGRTLAAEIARCMRDHAYLASAELAGERGAFPCYRPESFLDTAPPRPPFPPDVLAAIRRHGLRNSHLLSFAPAGSVSVAFFDNCSSGIEPPYAWRYTRQVHLGREAPRTVVAENAAWRLWQRLKNGRAAPLPAHFLQSAEIRPEDHLAMLTTLQPWVDAAISKTVPLPANSTPGDVGRLFLHAWHAGAKGLTVFRPDPSMPSPLGPSCPGRETPPAQRL
- a CDS encoding response regulator → MKTPSKPVLLVEDDTVDAMTVKRALKEINVLNPLVRCENGEEALDYLRDPANERPCIILLDLNMPVMTGIEFLHVIKADEQLRRLPVIVLTTSEEQQDKVNSFNMSVAGYMAKPVDYRQFVEIMRSIDLYWTISELP
- a CDS encoding universal stress protein; amino-acid sequence: MFKHLLIPIDGSEGASRALRYALALARDMQAKVTLFTATEPFHMLSAEAEQIERVKDEYDKYQRDRARGMLETARELAQREGVACDVVQVEHEQPYEAIIETARRANCDVIAMGSHGYGGVKALVLGSVTQKVLTHCSIPVLVYR
- a CDS encoding hybrid sensor histidine kinase/response regulator yields the protein MGNTTIRVLLVEDDAVDRIACRRALSADPVHRFEVASAETGDEAMRYLQSHRVDCILLDYRLPDQTGLEFLGSLADGTGEVPLPVLVLTGEDSTGVAVDMMRHGARDYLYKDTERRYLQALPAAIERMLRAQRLVEDKRQAEAMFRTLVEQIQAITYVRGLDGDGALRYISPQVEALGFSAEEWLSDPGVPLAAIHPADRAKAAAAIARSSADGSPLRVEYRMIGKNGRESWFRDEAEVVRDSTGRPLFQQGILIDITQSKLAEEALRESREALRRLAAHQENIKESERKRIAQEIHDELGGLLTGIKAHVSVSLERGVRAGAKADPLLEEAGRLTEDAIQAVRRVINDLRPSVLDQLGVWEAIEWYSGQVESRFGLVCDCSIAESALQARVDPDRSIMLFRVVQESLTNVVRHADASLVSVHAAAKDDVVTVEVRDDGKGFAPDRPANHHSWGIQGMQERTRHFGGQLTVSSIPGQGTRVSLRLPLEPHDAA